A single Nicotiana tabacum cultivar K326 chromosome 5, ASM71507v2, whole genome shotgun sequence DNA region contains:
- the LOC107821921 gene encoding large ribosomal subunit protein uL23-like isoform X1, giving the protein MAPAKADVAKKGDPKAQAVKAAKAVKSGSTFKKKSTKIRTKVTFDRPKTLKKDRNPKYPRISAPGRNKLDQYGILKYPLTTESAMKKIEDNNTLVFIVDIKADKKKIKDAVKKMYDIQTKKVNTLIRPDGTKKAYVRLTPDYDALDVANKIGII; this is encoded by the exons ATGGCTCCGGCTAAAG CAGATGTGGCAAAAAAAGGTGACCCCAAAGCCCAAGCGGTCAAGGCTGCCAAGGCTGTGAAATCAGGATCAACCTTTAAGAAAAAGTCAACAAAGATAAGAACAAAAGTTACATTTGATCGGCCTAAGACATTGAAGAAGGATAGAAATCCCAAGTATCCCCGGATTAGTGCACCTGGAAGGAACAAACTTGATCAGTATGGGATTCTTAAGTATCCTCTCACCACTGAATCTGCAATGAAGAAGATCGAGGACAATAATACACTTGTTTTTATTGTTGACATCAAGGCTGACAAAAAGAAGATTAAGGATGCGGTGAAGAAAATGTATGATATCCAGACAAAGAAAGTCAATACCTTGATCAG GCCTGATGGAACGAAGAAGGCATATGTGAGGTTAACACCAGACTATGATGCTTTGGATGTGGCGAACAAAATTGGAATCATCTAA
- the LOC107821921 gene encoding large ribosomal subunit protein uL23-like isoform X2 encodes MAPAKDVAKKGDPKAQAVKAAKAVKSGSTFKKKSTKIRTKVTFDRPKTLKKDRNPKYPRISAPGRNKLDQYGILKYPLTTESAMKKIEDNNTLVFIVDIKADKKKIKDAVKKMYDIQTKKVNTLIRPDGTKKAYVRLTPDYDALDVANKIGII; translated from the exons ATGGCTCCGGCTAAAG ATGTGGCAAAAAAAGGTGACCCCAAAGCCCAAGCGGTCAAGGCTGCCAAGGCTGTGAAATCAGGATCAACCTTTAAGAAAAAGTCAACAAAGATAAGAACAAAAGTTACATTTGATCGGCCTAAGACATTGAAGAAGGATAGAAATCCCAAGTATCCCCGGATTAGTGCACCTGGAAGGAACAAACTTGATCAGTATGGGATTCTTAAGTATCCTCTCACCACTGAATCTGCAATGAAGAAGATCGAGGACAATAATACACTTGTTTTTATTGTTGACATCAAGGCTGACAAAAAGAAGATTAAGGATGCGGTGAAGAAAATGTATGATATCCAGACAAAGAAAGTCAATACCTTGATCAG GCCTGATGGAACGAAGAAGGCATATGTGAGGTTAACACCAGACTATGATGCTTTGGATGTGGCGAACAAAATTGGAATCATCTAA